Proteins encoded within one genomic window of Glycine soja cultivar W05 chromosome 1, ASM419377v2, whole genome shotgun sequence:
- the LOC114415206 gene encoding uncharacterized protein LOC114415206: protein MKRHEFVWEPYPSTVISLLPPVCLVGSLAWYAVVPLICFQVIEWHQPDRVLRQFGMQQPIPESPSQPLNIHGITLKGKHDENWGQLFAPMIDQWNNRHAFRVDAYPRQEGLLSFNSDYMVWYRRKTKMFVDPANAKTATLGEVAEALQYMVSPQGRNTCTFDDLVPYVEKITILSEEQERVTEPVSHGPASERQFPAQQFHMLQSSIETQGIDRRRDIVEAEEYSQQMAERGHGMYYTPQTFAEYPTQMYQYPFQGHHTDTSASQQSFGGVAETQAHFSWPTMTPSQQYHGPIPTPNAPLGTQWNVPGQIPNTGDLFGVDLRHAFSAEADEEEAGRHRGRRNPDRQARRWDRPCGTSSRHHGHQNE, encoded by the exons ATGAAACGTCATGAG tttgtgtgGGAGCCGTACCCATCAACCGTAATATCACTGTTGCCTCCCGTTTGTTTAGTCGGAAGTCTCGCGTGGTAcgcggtggtgccactaatttgtttccaagttattgagtggcaccaaccggaCAGAGTATTGAGACAATTTGGGATGCAACAGCCAATTCCAGAGTCTCCTTCACAACCCTTAAACATTCATGGCATAACATTGAAAGGGAAACATGACGAAAATTGGGGGCAATTGTTCGCCCCAATGATTGATCAGTGGAATAATCGCCATGCATTTAGGGTCGACGCTTATCCCCGACAAGAaggcctattgagttttaactcggactacatggtctggtataggcgaaagacaaagatgtttgttgacccaGCAAATGCAAAGAcggctacattg GGTGAAGTTGCGGAGGCATTACAATACATGgtgtctcctcaagggaggaatACATGCACatttgatgatctcgtgccttatgtggaaaaaattacaattttatccgaagagcaagagagagtcactgagccagtgtcacatggtcccgcatcagagcgtcaatttcctgcacaacagtttcacatgcttcagtcaAGTATTGAAACTCAGGGGATAGACAGAAGAAGGGACATTGTTGAAGCGGaagaatattcccaacaaatggcggagcgtggccatggaatgtattacacgccacaaACATTTGCTGAGTATCCGACCCAGATGTATCAATATCCTTTTCAGGGTCATCACACTGATACTTCTGCAAGCCAGCAATCGTtcggtggtgttgcggaaacacaagctcatttttcatggcccacaatgaccccttcacagcaatatcatggcccaattccaacacctaatgccccgTTAGGAACACAATGGAATGTACCGGGACAAATACCTAATACGGGTGACTTATTCGGTGTTGATTTGCGGCACGCATTTTCTGCGGAGGCTGACGAAGAAGAAGCGGGGAGGCATCGgggcagaagaaatcctgatcgccaagcacgaagatgggatcgaccatgtggcacatcctcacgaCATCACGGACACCAAAATGAATGA